The stretch of DNA gttgTCTGGTGAGTGTGGTGGAGGGATAGTGATGAATGTGAAGGGAGGGTGATGAAGGAGGCAAGAGATGAATGGGGATGTGTGTTAAAGaggtttgtcttttttgtcttgcATGTTATGTGGGTTAGGTTGGGATGGGGTAGTGGTCATGATTGTTGGCACCATGTGCTGTCCGTCAGGGTAGTGTTCTGttcctaccttggtggtgggtaggagcataggaaacctGCTAATTCATGGGTGTTTGCTAGAATGTGCTTTGTGATTTGAGTGGTTGTGCGTTCATTTCCTATGTACCTATCTCTTAGTTGCTCCGTTTCTGGACAGTCTTAAGAGGTAGTGTTCTAGAGGTTCTTCTGGAATTCTTTCGCAGTACTTGCATGGCCTGGGATCGCCTATTATCTTTTGCCAAGTGCATTGGTATCCCAGCCTTAGACGATGAATTATGACTGCTAGTGGTCTTGACATATCTCTGGGAATGTCATGTGGTTGCAGACTGGTGGTGtctacataccactttgcagtgttagagcctccaaagaccgctctcctgactttgctttcttcttgcacttgacAGTATGCTGCGGCTTTCCTTTTAAGTTGAGTCAGTGAGTGGCTGATTTTAATACCTATGTTGTTGATGTGTAACCCGCTCTTTGCTAGGGagtctgcttcctcatttccttggattcctatgtgacttggaatccagttgagagttatctGTCTGTTTCTGGTTTGGTGGATGTTGGCAATTGCCCATATGCTTGTcaggagtttgatattttcttttgctttgccttttgtgatggcttgtattgctcctttcgagtcggtgtggatagttgtgtttcctagtttgtgtTGAGAGTCTTCTAGCGCTTTAGCAATTGCTATCAGCTCAGTCTGATAGAGTGGAGGCATTATCTGAGAGCCTCCAGCTCCCTTTTAGTGATGTCGAGTAGACTCCTGCCGCCGCCGCAGGaatgctgaggtctactgatccatctgtaaagtattcatttgtggctgtcgttttccttattgaatcttgtgctgcttgtttcagctgttgaacggtgcatgcttccttgcttgctgggaggactgtgtagttgatattgaagagTTCTGGTTTCCAGGGTGCTGGTTCTACATACTCAGCGAGAGGAGAGTCTTCTCTGATGTCAGCAGCAtgcttttgcatgcctactcttctcagtgtttctaaaaggttgccagcgtatgtcttgggtgggtctagttcttcgtggaGATCAATGCACTTTTTGATCTCTCATTTTAGTGGACAGTTCCTtccattttttaaggtttttagcaggatggatgtgtttctctggtctattctgtatgtcagagactgtagttttgtttcatgtctcagaaTGCATAAGTTAGTCCACATTGGAGCACCTGTGATGAGTCTCAGGGCATTGTTTTGAATTACTTCAAGGCTCTTTTgctctgtgcttgagagactggtgaGAACAGGTGCGGCATACTCAACCGTTGACCttattgtttgtatgtagaagGTTCTGAGGGCGTGATATACTGCCCCCTGTTGTAGAGAGGTGATCCTCCTCATGGCATTGTGTCTGCATTTGACTTTCTGCTTGagtatttcaagttctttgcGTGGGGAGAGTTGCTTGTTTATGTTTACTCCTAGGTATACAAAATTGTCTACCCATTCAATGGGTTCACCCATGAGCTGTATTTCATTTGGGACTAGACTGTTTGATGGCCATTGCTTTTGTCTTTGCAGTGTTGATTTTTAGACCTAggtctttgcatttattttcaatttgtattaTTGCACTTTGCATGTTCTGGCgagatctgtgtctgtctgtgctgactaggcagacatcatctgcataaatgaatatttcaactcCATTGGGTAGGGTGGTTGTGgctaatttttctattaatacattgaagaggaaggggctgagtatgcctccttgaggtgttccattctCCAGATTGAGAAAGTCCGAGCTTGCTCCTTGGAAGGTGACTCTGGCCTGTCTGTTTTGCTTGTATCCTTTGGCCCATGCTAAAAGGTTGCCCTTCACCACCTTGTCAGCCAAGGCTTCAAGGATGGCTAGCTCATAAGCTTTTTCTAAGTCCAGAAAAACTACTATTGCTTTCCTTTCGTTGATTGTGGACATGACGTCTGCTAGGCATTCTTGTGTGCCTATgccctctttgtaggcatataggCGATGGTGTAGAGATCCTGTTTTCCATAGCAGTCTGTTTAGCACCATTCTCTCTGcagtcttttctgtgcaactgatGAGAGAGATGGGTCTGTAGGAGTTGGGTTCTTTGGGCTTGGGAATCGGCTGTGtattttgttggttccattgtgtAGGTCTACTGCGCTCTGTGTATGTTCTattgattatatggagatgaaCTGTTTTGGCTGCTGTTCCCCATGTTCTTCAGCATGCCTATATGCTGATGCATGTcttgctccaggggctgtgtctgttcccttttgaagggctttgcccAGTTCCATTAGTGTGAATGGAGTGTCTGGTCATCAGGGATATTGCAGGCCGTGTTAATGACTCTCCATCTCCCTGGGTCTAGTGCCACTTGCCTTTCTCTTCTGGTTTGTGGTAGGTGTGCCGATTTGGTCCTGTCGGCAAAATGTTGTGcaagtctgtttgcttcagcttgAGGGTTCAGGATGTGGTTGTGTTATCTTGgattttcctgatatattttgttGAACCATTTGAACATTTTTGCAATGGGAGTAAGTTCGGGTAGTCTGTGAGCACCATTTAAGCCAGGTTTTTCTTGCTTCACTTCTTTGGCAGTTTGTGTTGCATGGTTTATAACGTCTCTTAGGAGAGCATGCATCTCGTCAGTGGGATTGCGTCTGAAGAGCTTTCTTGTTCTatttactcttgagttcatttccttgattcttgtgtTATAGTACCAGCTGTCCTTGTGGGGGGTTTGGTTAGTGGTAAAAGTTTTCTTAGGCTTATGGCAGGATGTTTGCTGCATTATGCAGGCTACTCACAAAGTCCTCCTGAAGCGTGTTTATGTTTTGGGCCGGCGAGTTTGGAGGTACTGTGTTGCCCATTCAGTCATTTGGTTTTCAAATGTGGGCCAGTTTGCCAGGTCTTGGTCTCATCCTGGCtggcgggggtggggtggaggggtGGGAAGGGCgggtatttttgttatttttatgctgGTTTTCAGTTGCAAAGTGGTCGCTGGTTAGAATTGGGTGCAATTTCCATGCACATTCTTCCTTCAGGTTTTGGGATACAAAGCTCAGGTCCAGTCTGCCTCCTCGGAGGTGAGTAGCTTCGTTTGTGTCATTTAGCAGTGCTACTTCAGGAAATTCTTCCAAAAGCAGATGTATGTGTCTGCCTGCTGCATTTGTATGTTGTTGGGATCGTAGGCATGGATGatgagcattgaagtctcctgcaaagaatgttttctctggaggcagcactgaagaggttttctccttcaaggattttgtcatggcctttgtataTGTTATGAATGACTAGTGAGGTATTTTCTAGTCTTATCTGGATGCTTAGCGTTTCAATGCCTTGCCCACAGTCcatgtttcttattttctctgatGGAATTGTTGCTTTCACCAGGGTGATTAAAcctctgttttcatttgtgtgtggGGTTTTGTATACTGTGTATCCCTGAAATGAGAAATTGTTGGTTTCTCTAACAAGAGTTTTCCTGTTAGGAGGACAATGTCATGTTTTTTCTACGAGCACTGTGGTTGCAGTGTGGCGTATTTTGAGTTGGcactgtttatgttccattgaaggatttttatggttgtgtgtgtgctgtttttGTCGTTTGGGGTGTTGTTTGGGTTTTGATTGTTTTGCTCCATTTTAGTTTATCAATGATACTAGTGTTTTCCTGAGATCTGCTGTAAAGTGTTGCTCTGGGAGTAAGTGGTGAAGAACTTGTGATACTACTGATGCTATTTCCCTCCTGAGTTCTTCACGTGTGAGGATGTAGTTATGTCTGTTGGTGGGGGGATCTGGGGTACTAACCTGACTACCAGTACGGGTGTTACTCTCATGAACGGGGTGGGAGGAAGAGGGCATGTTGGGATGATTGGCTGGGGTGGGGAGAAGTGGCTGTTTTGGTGTGGAGTAGGGTAGGAAGGAAGTCGGCTTGGCATCTGGGACTTGCATGTTTCTCTGTGTGTatagtgtgccttctgtgagtctgGGGTCTCTGTTTTTGTGGGGCTTTGTTGGGGTTGCTTGGTGTTTCTGAATGGGTGGCTGGGGGTGTTGGGTTTTTTGTGATTGTGATGGTCCTGTTTTATGTGTTTGCTGGTAGTGTTGGGGTCTTTGTGATTGTGGTGGTTCTGGTTTGTGCATGTGTTGTTGGTTTGATTGCTGCCATTGTTTGGCAAGATTTCTTTGGGGTTCTTGCTGTGTGGTAGGTGGTTGTGAGTGTGATGTGTATTGTGTGTGATTCGGTTGTGctgtggtggggggtggggggagatcctttcatattccatatccttaAATTTTAAGTCTTTCCATGCAGCCTTTGTACCATGCATGGTGTCCTTTATGGCAGTTGGGGCATCTGGCTGTTGTTGCTTCATAACTGAAATTTTAAGTGCTTTCTAGGCTTTGAATCCTACATTACTTTCTTAGCCGATCGTACAGTTTTTGtcacagaacaaaaataaaaattcatgccCCACACATCACTCCTCAGGCCTTCTTGTATTCAGAGGCCTACTTGAAGTGATACTTTGCCAAACGTCTGCCTCCCAGTTGAATAATGATTAGAACATGTGTACAGAGGAATCACaaacattaattataattaattattaaactatatcactttaataagaaaaccaacattttaaggattcagagaaaattatttccatttttaatggGTAACTATTTAAAATCAAATGTCtaatcatttctttatcattcgGTATTTATATACCATTTGACACTTCTTACGATGATACCGCAAAATCTAATGAGCTATCTATAGAAACAGCGATATTTCTTTCAGAAacgagagtgaggagagagataatggtcagtttttatttcataattaatttctttttgttttatgtgaCTCAAGCTTCAGTTATACTTCTTTTCGGTACCATTTTATCTTGTGGCGCCATTGCAATCTACAGGCTTAGTGTGTTACGTCATATGTTCTAGTTTCTTTTGTCTTATTTAATTATGTTTGTTTTATCAAGTTTTCTGTGTCTTTGCAATCTATGCATGAGGGATATTGTATTATGTTCCCTCTCAGTTTTCCATGCATGGTGTATCTTCAGCATAATCATATACAATTACAATAATTTATCAATCGACTACACCCTTCAAGATCAGTGCATTAATGGAAAGTGCCTCCATAATTATCAAGAGAGGAGAGACATTTAAATTCCCATTTGTGAACAAATCATTTTCATAAGCCTCCAAACACTGTGCGATCCAATAAAGGTCCTCTGTGAAATTCTGCAATCCATTTATTTCCCGCGATTTTTCTGCCATAAATCTCAAAAAAAAGGACACATCCTAACCATCTCTCCTAAATCATTATATACCTAAACTAAACATGATTTCGCTTCTGCACAATACAGGGCATCTTTAAAAGGGTATAATTCAAGGAGtgctgccacttttttttttttttttaatctggataTTGTTTggaaaaatccaaataaatctATACTGCAAAATTAtcctatataaagaaaaaatctgaGGATTGTTTAGCTTATTTTTCAGCATCTGTTACTGGAAAAGGctgaagggaaaatgaaaaaaaacaaattaagatttttgttttccaGGTTATTGAAGAAAACTACGTCCACCATAACACCTAAGTTTGAGTAATTGATGTAAACAATCAATTTGCATAATGTTGGAGATGgacagtatattttatttataatatgatgtataatTGATTGGATATGAACTCCATAGAAAATACACAAGGGTTTCCGTTGCCTTCTAAAACATCTGGATATCCTAAtcaggacgaaaaaaaaaaaaaaactgcagatcTATGATTAATCTGTATGTGGCAACTGATAATGCCACGCACGGGTGGATTAAGTTTCTCAAGGCCCTGGATTTCCTTTCATAACACATGATCAATAGACAGCCATCGCTTGAAAAAGTGTAACCATCTACCATTAGTAATTTATTAGAGGCAGTATTTTTGTGAAAACCGCCGTCTTGCAAAAaccgctttttttagagtttt from Macrobrachium nipponense isolate FS-2020 chromosome 18, ASM1510439v2, whole genome shotgun sequence encodes:
- the LOC135196573 gene encoding uncharacterized protein LOC135196573, translated to MSTINERKAIVVFLDLEKAYELAILEALADKVVKGNLLAWAKGYKQNRQARVTFQGASSDFLNLENGTPQGGILSPFLFNVLIEKLATTTLPNGVEIFIYADDVCLVSTDRHRSRQNMQSAIIQIENKCKDLGLKINTAKTKAMAIKQSSPK